Within the [Enterobacter] lignolyticus SCF1 genome, the region AGTCCTGCAGCACGCCGATGATAAAGCCGACGGCCACGACCTGCATGGCAATATCGTTAGGAATACCGAACATATTGCACGCCAGCGGGATCAGCAGCAGCGAACCGCCCGCCACCCCGGAAGCGCCACAGGCGCACAGCGATGCCACGACGCTCAGCAGCAGCGCGGTCGGCAGATCCACCGGAATACCCAGCGTATAAACGGCCGCCAGGGTCAGCACGGTGATGGTGATCGCCGCCCCCGCCATGTTGATCGTCGCGCCCAGCGGAATGGAAACCGAATAGGTGTCGCGGTCCAGGTTCAGCTTTTCCGCCAGCGCCATGTTGACCGGAATGTTGGCCGCCGAGCTGCGGGTGAAGAAGGCATACACGCCGCTTTCACGCAGGCAGGTCAGCACCAGCGGATACGGGTTGCGGCGGATTTTCCAGAATACCAGCAGCGGGTTTACCACCAGCGCGACCAGCAGCATACAGCCAACCAGCACCATCAGCAGCTGCGCGTAGCTCCACAGGGTTTCAAAACCGGTGGTGGCAAGCGTCGAGGAGACCAGACCGAAAATCCCGATGGGCGCAAAGCGAATCACCAGCTTCACCATAAAGGTCACGGCGTTAGAGATGTCGTTGACCAGGTTTTTGGTGGATTCGCTGCCGTGGCGCAGCGCAAAGCCCAGACCCACGGCCCAGACCAGAATGCCGATGTAGTTGGCGTTCGCCAGCGCGGTTATCGGGTTCGATACCATGCTCATCAGCAGGCCGCGCAGTACCTCCACAATGCCCGACGGCGGAGAGATATCGGTGGCACCGGTGGTCAGGTGCAGCGTTGATGGAAACAGGAAGCTGAACACGACCGCCGCCAGCGCCGCGGAGAAGGTGCCCAGCAGGTATAAGAACAGAATCGGGCGGATACTGGTTTTCTGCCCGTGCTGATGATTAGCGATAGACGCCATCACCAGCATCAGCACCAGCAGCGGCGCCACGGCCTTCAGCGCGCCGACGAACAGCGTACCCAGCAGGCCGGCGGCCTCAGCGGCGGGTTTTGAGATCCATGCCAGTAAAATGCCCAGAATCAGGCCGACGAGAATTTGCTTAACCAGGCTGCCTTGCGCAACGCGCTGCAACAGCCCCGAATGACGTTGAGAAGTCATAGGCTCTTCCTTTGAGTGTGATGTGATTGCATCCCGGCGGCTCTCTGGCCACGTTTAACAGGATGTAACATGTGTTTGCCTGGTCGAGTATAAGGAAGATGCCGCGCCGGGAAAGGACAAAATGTTGTTTTTTTCGGTGGTGTCTTATTTTATAACTAATTTGCAACATTATTTTGACATGCTGCGCATTCGTTCCGCCCGGCGGCGCGAGCCGCCGGGGGAGGGACATTATTCAGGAAGGCGCTTGTGCTTTTTATCGTTCTGGTGGTTTACCCACGCGTTAATGACCAGCGTCAGGACCAGAATTCCAAACACGACCCCGAGAGAAATGGCGATCGGGATATGGTAGAAATCGACGATCAGCATCTTAATACCGATAAACACCAGGATAACCGACAGCCCGTACTTCAGCATGGAGAAGCGCTCCGCCACGCCGGCCAGCAGGAAGTACATCGCGCGCAGCCCCAGAATCGCGAACAGGTTTGAGGTCAGCACGATGAACGGGTCGGTGGTGACCGCGAAAATCGCCGGGATGCTGTCGACGGCGAAAATCACGTCGCTCAGTTCTACCAGAATCAGCACCAGCAGCAGCGGCGTTGCGAACAGCAGGCCGTTTCTGCGGATAAAGAAGCGCTCGTTTTCAATTTTGTCGGTCATCCGCAGATGGCCGCGCAGCCAGCGTACCAGCGGCTTATCGCCGATGGCGCCGCCGTCTTCTTTCGCCAGCGCCATCTTCACGC harbors:
- a CDS encoding TerC family protein, giving the protein MNTVGTPLLWGGFAVVVVIMLAIDLLLQGRRGAHTMTMKQAAGWSIVWVTLSLLFNLAFWWYLATTQGRAVADTQAMAFLTGYLIEKSLAVDNVFVWLMLFSYFAVPAALQRRVLVYGVLGAIVLRTVMIFTGSWLISQFEWLLYLFGAFLLFTGVKMALAKEDGGAIGDKPLVRWLRGHLRMTDKIENERFFIRRNGLLFATPLLLVLILVELSDVIFAVDSIPAIFAVTTDPFIVLTSNLFAILGLRAMYFLLAGVAERFSMLKYGLSVILVFIGIKMLIVDFYHIPIAISLGVVFGILVLTLVINAWVNHQNDKKHKRLPE
- the sstT gene encoding serine/threonine transporter SstT encodes the protein MTSQRHSGLLQRVAQGSLVKQILVGLILGILLAWISKPAAEAAGLLGTLFVGALKAVAPLLVLMLVMASIANHQHGQKTSIRPILFLYLLGTFSAALAAVVFSFLFPSTLHLTTGATDISPPSGIVEVLRGLLMSMVSNPITALANANYIGILVWAVGLGFALRHGSESTKNLVNDISNAVTFMVKLVIRFAPIGIFGLVSSTLATTGFETLWSYAQLLMVLVGCMLLVALVVNPLLVFWKIRRNPYPLVLTCLRESGVYAFFTRSSAANIPVNMALAEKLNLDRDTYSVSIPLGATINMAGAAITITVLTLAAVYTLGIPVDLPTALLLSVVASLCACGASGVAGGSLLLIPLACNMFGIPNDIAMQVVAVGFIIGVLQDSCETALNSSTDVLFTAAACQAEDERLARNALRS